aaagtaatttcttctgttttgttttcctatGTATTCCCTAGATCTGGTCTTTGCTGATGCTCACTTTGACTGTTGTAATGGTCTCTCAACAAGATTCTTCTCTTGGACAGACTTTCACTCCTGTTAAAACAATGCATTGAAAATACTAAACACTGCCCTTCTTTTTTCAAAACACAATGGTTTCGCATTGCCTACAAAAAGCTTTAATCTGGCCTTTCTTCCTATAGAACTATCCCTTGGTCCCAAAACATGCATTCTCAAAAccttatgtctgcatctctgccACCctgttttctttgtctaaaaTGCCTTTTCCTCTCAGCCTGCATTATGTAGATCCTACTCAGGACCCGGTTTAATAACCATTTGCATCAGAAAAATCTTACTTGCTTTCAGCTCCAATCTGCACTTATGATCAGTCTTGACAGTTCAGTCAGGTCATCATCTTTCTCAGCCTGTGAGCTCAGGAGGAGgatctgtgtttctttcttttgcaaaTCTCTGTTTCAGAGCATTGGTGTGTTCTTATTAAACATGTAGGGGTGGTTGGACGAAGCCCCTAAGAAGGCACGGAGGCTTATACTAAACTGCAGTGTATATCCGGGGGCCATGGTCTGTGTTCCTTGTTTTcaacttgaaaaatatgagactCTGCAAAGCCTCTGGATACTATGGTTTAGAGTAGGTATGGCTGGTGTATGTGATCTGAGGGACTATATGTGAGAGGCAGGTCAGCTGCAGTGTACCTCCCCAGGGCCACCGTTTGCATTATTTTCTCTCAGAAAGGTAGACCCGGAGTGATGTGCCCAAGGGCCTTGGGAGAAGACCTGGCCAGGGATTGGCCCTCATCAATCCCTCTCTTCTCACTCTTGTTCCCAGAAAAAGGCATTGCTGGCTCTGAAGAAGCAAAGTAGCAGCAGCACAGCCAGCCAAGGCGGTGTCAAACGCTGTGAGTGACGGGGGAGGCGGGGACAGGCTGAAAGTAAGCACACCAGCTGACCTCTGGCCAACATAATAAACCTCTTTCCCTTGCCCCTTCAGCACTGTCAGAGCAGCCTGTGGTGGACACGGCCACGGCAACAGAGCAGGCAAAGCAGCTGGTGAAGTCAGGAGCCATCAGTGCCATCAAGGCCGAGACCAAGAACTCAGGCTTCAAGCGTTCTCGGACCCTAGAGGGGAAGTTAAAGGTGAGCACAGGCAGAAAGATTGTTCAAGGGATCCTTCACATCAGAGGGCATCCTTCCAGGTTGGAATGAAGGTAGGTGTGGGGGGAAGGTAATGCCAGTTCAGTCATGGACAAGTTGCTGTGCCATTCTGAGCTTCaggtttcttatctataaaatgaagaaactagACACCTCCCAGATTCTCCTCCATTTCATGTATTCTGTGACTCTAATCCATCATGTAATAGATTTGTTGGATTGTGTTCTCTAAGGAGTTGAAAAGGCTGAGAACGTCATCAGGTTCAAGATGTTTTTAGTAAACTAAATGCTTCAAGTGTTTATTAAGTCTTTTATGTAAAATAACACATAGTCAagtgagaaacaaaaaaaaaaggccaggggAGCCAAGAGGAGGGTGAGGGAAgaggagcccccccacccccgatagGCGGCCTCCTGCTCCCCCACTGAGGTAGGTCTCTCCCACTTTCCCAGGACCCTGAGAAGGGGCCGGTCCCCACTTTCCAACCGTTCCAGAGGAGCGTATCTGCTGATGATGACCTGCAGGAGGTAATGGTTTCCAGTTTTCTGTCTCTGAGGAACGGGGGattgagaaaaatgagaaatccACATATTGAAGGCCATATGCCAGCCACTCAGACTTGTCTTAACTGTTCTTGGTCTCTTTCAGTCGTCCAGACGTCCACAAAGGAAATCTCTGTATGAGAGGTTAGAGAAAGATAGGTCGGGATCCCAGTTGGCGGGGTTTGGGGGGCACGAGATGCTTGCCTGGGTCCTCAGGAGGTTTGGGACTGAAGTGGGAAGAGCTGGGGCTGCAGAGGGGGTGTCGAGTCTGCGTGGGATCGGGGAAGACAGGGTAAAGGCCCCCTTCAATCCTCATCGTCTGCTGCTCCCCAGCTTCGTGTCTTCTAGTGATCGGCTTCGGGAACTGGGGCCAGATGGGGAAGAGGCAGAGggcccaggagctggtgatggcccCCCTCGAAGCTTCGACTGGGGCTATGAAGAACGTGGTGGTGCCCGTtcctcagcctcccctccccGAAGCCGCAGCCGGGACCGCAGTCGTGAGCGGAACCGAGACAGAGACCGAGATCGAGAGCGAGACCGGGAGCGGGACCGAGACCGTGATCGAGAGCGGGACAGGGACCGAGAGCGGGACAGGGACCGAGACCGAGACCGGGACCGGGAGCGCGACCGAGAGGGCCCTTTCCGCAGTGAGTGTTCTTGGCTAGTGGGAAGTGACTTCAGATACGGTGTAGGTGGGTCCTACTGAAGTGTACTCTACAGTGGAGGATAAGCTAAGCCTATGTCTCATGACTGGATTCCGATGTTCCATAGGATCAGACTCGTTCCCTGAACGCCGGGCCCCTCGGAAGGGAAACACTCTCTATGTGTATGGAGAAGACATGACACCCACCCTCCTCCGTGGGGCCTTCTCTCCCTTTGGAAACATCATTGACCTCTCCATGGACCCACCCAGAAAGTAAGGACAACAGTGGGTTGTCCTAGAAGGACCTGGGGTGTGAGACCTGAGGGAGGAAGCTGGCCTGTCTCCACAGCCTGTAACACTGGGTTTGCCTGGGTCCTGAGGAGCCCATAGGCCCTCTACTGACCCTGTGTTTTCTCATCCCAGCTGTGCCTTCGTCACCTATGAAAAGATGGAGTCAGCAGATCAGGCCGTTGCTGAGGTTGGGACTTCCCAGATCTGTTCTTCCCATCCCTCCTGCtatcttcatattttctctctaAAATATTGGGAGCCAGGAGGAAATCATTTCCTCTTGACAAAGAAAGTGTTTCCCTATTCATGCAGGAAACCTTATGTTCTTAAGTCCCTACTTACTCTATTCTTAGGATGACAGCTCCTGGAAACCCTCCTTTGGTTTATCTATAATGTTTGCCCCCATCCTCTGCCCACTCCCTCTTCTGCCCCAGCTCAACGGGACCCAAGTGGAGTCTGTACAGCTCAAAGTCAGCATTGCCCGAAAACAGCCCATGCTGGATGCCGCCACGGGCAAGTCTGTCTGGGGCTCCCTGGGTAAGAAGGGGGTGCTTCCTTTCTCATCCTGTTGCCCACAGCTCACCCCATGTTGTTCTCCTGCCTGTCCCTGGGTCCCCTAGAGGGGCTAGAGATCTGATTTTGTGTGGAAACTGGGGGGATTAGGAGAATCCTCAGGCCTTCTATCAGTTAGAAGCAGGAGGAGAGAAAAGTATTAGAAACCATTTTCAAGGTGTTGATTGGAACAGGGAAGAAAGTGGGAGTGAGTCAGGTTGGTGAACAAGGTGAGCACCTCATGTGGCCTTATTCATTTTGAGATGGAGTATAGGTGGTTTTATAAAATAGGCCTTTGAAGTTAGGAATCAGGAACACAAGTGTTTGGTGGGTAAGGACTGAAAATATAGACTAGAGTCACCTATATCATAGGGCCGCTGCAAAACAACACAATAGTGTTGCAGGGGAGACTGAATGCAGAGGAGAAATGAGCCAGGACTGGACTTGAGGAATAAATAGTCAGGAACTATGGGAGGAAGCTGGGCTGTGTTCCTTATGCCCCATATGGCCCCAGCCCTCCTGATATGTTAGGC
This genomic stretch from Dama dama isolate Ldn47 chromosome 7, ASM3311817v1, whole genome shotgun sequence harbors:
- the NELFE gene encoding negative elongation factor E, producing the protein MLVIPPGLSEEEEALQKKFNKLKKKKKALLALKKQSSSSTASQGGVKRSLSEQPVVDTATATEQAKQLVKSGAISAIKAETKNSGFKRSRTLEGKLKDPEKGPVPTFQPFQRSVSADDDLQESSRRPQRKSLYESFVSSSDRLRELGPDGEEAEGPGAGDGPPRSFDWGYEERGGARSSASPPRSRSRDRSRERNRDRDRDRERDRERDRDRDRERDRDRERDRDRDRDRDRERDREGPFRRSDSFPERRAPRKGNTLYVYGEDMTPTLLRGAFSPFGNIIDLSMDPPRNCAFVTYEKMESADQAVAELNGTQVESVQLKVSIARKQPMLDAATGKSVWGSLAVQNSPKGCHRDKRTQIVYSDDVYKENLVDGF